Proteins from a genomic interval of Physeter macrocephalus isolate SW-GA unplaced genomic scaffold, ASM283717v5 random_100, whole genome shotgun sequence:
- the LOC112066769 gene encoding regulatory factor X-associated protein-like: protein MPRCPTSREGMFGATKKGEKGTKCLSSAEVQAVAEGRAPPRGPRPCPAASQFILLVMRPCGGQDEAAAQGVLRQAPALGGSARAARSFGGSGGGGDLLWGRGRQRWSPETGQRRGSASKTCTCEGCSQTPSRAARQRKPWMCKKHRDKMYKDKYKKEKSDQALNCGGASQPGSAGNVRPEESAE from the exons ATGCCCAGGTGCCCCACATCTCGGGAGGGCATGTTTGGGGCCaccaaaaagggagaaaaagggaccAAGT GTCTCAGCAGCGCGGAGGTGCAGGCTGTCGCCGAGGGCCGCGCTCCGCCCCGgggcccccgcccctgccccgcgGCCTCGCAGTTCATCCTGCTGGTGATGCGCCCCTGTGGAGGGCAGGACGAGGCTGCAGCCCAGGGCGTCCTGCGGCAGGCTCCGGCCCTGGGGGGCAGCGCCCGGGCTGCCCGTTCG TTTGGAGGatctggaggaggaggggacctACTCTGGGGGAGAGGGCGGCAGCGGTGGAGCCCGGAGACGGGGCAGCGGCGGGGCAGCGCGAGCAAGACCTGCACCTGCGAGGGCTGCAGCCAGACCCCGAGCCGGGCGGCCAGACAGCGCAAGCCGTGGATGTGCAAGAAGCACCGCGACAAGATGTACAAGGATAAGTACAAGAAGGAGAAAAGCGACCAGGCCCTGAACTGCGGTGGGGCCTCCCAGCCTGGCAGCGCGGGAAACGTCAGACCTGAGGAAAGTGCAG